In Verrucomicrobiia bacterium, the following proteins share a genomic window:
- the glnA gene encoding glutamine synthetase (forms a homododecamer; forms glutamine from ammonia and glutamate with the conversion of ATP to ADP and phosphate; also functions in the assimilation of ammonia; highly regulated protein controlled by the addition/removal of adenylyl groups by adenylyltransferase from specific tyrosine residues; addition of adenylyl groups results in inactivation of the enzyme), with protein sequence ELPPEELKKVPNVAGSLGEALDCLEKDHEFLLKGDVFTSDFLDMWIAAKRKEHDALRLRPHPYEFYLYYDV encoded by the coding sequence CGAACTGCCGCCCGAAGAGTTGAAGAAGGTGCCCAATGTGGCGGGGAGCCTGGGTGAGGCCCTGGATTGCCTCGAGAAAGACCACGAGTTCCTGCTCAAGGGCGACGTGTTCACGTCGGATTTTCTGGACATGTGGATAGCAGCCAAACGCAAGGAGCATGACGCCTTGCGCCTCCGGCCCCATCCATATGAGTTCTATCTCTACTACGATGTATAA